GCGGCGGCGTGTTCGTCCAGCGCAGCTTTGAAAACTTCTCTGGGATGAACTAAACTCGCGGTCAGTGTTCCTTCGGAAATAGTTACATCACGAATAATCTGGTTGGCGCCATCGAGCAAAATCACTTTAAAAACTTCTTTGTTCAAATCGCGCAGCAAAGGTCCGTATTGCCGCACAACATCATCCGGCGATGCAATTTTCATTTTTTTTTCATCAACAAAAGATTGAAGGCGCCGCGCCATTTCGAAAGACGTTATCAATTTTATGGCCTTCACTTTGCCGATACCTTTGAACTGACTTAATTCATGGTAATTGCATTTGGCGAGATTAGCAAGAGTACTGAATTGCCGCAATAATGTCTTAGCAAGATCGACTGCCGTAATTTTTTGCGTACCACTTCCTATTAGAATGGCAAGCAGTTCTGAATCGCTAAGCGTTGCCGCGCCATGTTTTTCGAGTTTTTCCCGTGGTCGTTCATCGACAGACCAATCGGTAATTTTAGTATGGTGAGTAGCCGCTTCGGCGATTTTTTTAAACTGAGGCATGACGATTCTATGGATAGAGTAGAAAAATCTCAAAAAAATTAATTATACTTGTCCTGCTCCGCAAAAATCGCAGAAATTGGAATGAACAGGGATTGACTTGCCGCAATTTTTACATGCTTTGGAATCGGTTTCTTCGGGAGTTGCCGGTTTGAGTTTTGGTTCAAAACAATCACGGTAAGCGACAACGCCGATGGTATATGTTAGTGGAATTGAAAAAATAATTCCTATATAACAAATATAAGCTCCAACCTGTGCAAGCAAACTTACGACAAAAGCGAATATAGTAAACATTAACCAATCGTCTTTGGCGAGGTTTTTACTTTTTTTGATGGCGTCGACCGGATTCAAATTTTCACGGACAATAATTGGATGGGTGAGATACGTTAGCCCGGCTACCACAAACACGGGGAAATAACACAAAAGAATTCCGACGATTGACAATAACGCTATCAAGATATTCGCAACGGTCATTTTCCAGAAAACATCCCCGCCAGACCATACATCTGCAAATTCAATGGGTTCGCCGCGAAGTTGTTTGAACGCAGCTTTGTACATTCCGCCCATGAGATAACTGATGGCCAAAAGCAGCAGCAAACTTCCGATCAATACACCGGCCACGATGCCGAAAATAAACGAAGGATTGCCACGTGCAATAAATTCCGAAGCCATTGCGATGAAAAAAAAGATCGCAATAAAAAATAGGATGGGAAGAAAAAACATCAACCCCATCAATCCCCATGTCTGCCATTGTTTGGTAAAAAGATTCCAGCCTTCCGAAATCCAGTCGCCGAATTTTACAATACCACCTTTGGGCATACTCACCTCATTGAATTAAACTTGTCCTGCTCCGCATTTGTCACAAAACGCTGCATTAACCGGGATTGACGCATGGCATACACGGCAATGTTTTGAATAGAGTTCGTCCACACGCGACATCGGCCGCGTTTCAGGCTCATATATATCGCGATACGCCACAGCCGTAATTAGAAATAGCAACGGATAGGTAAAAAATATTCCTACAAAGCACACGATCACTCCTGCGGCGGCGAGCAAGCTGGTGACTACGATCAAGACGGTAAACATCAGCCACTCGGATTTTGTCGTATGAAAGCTTTCTTTAATGGCGTCCAAAGGTTCCATATTTTTTTGAACGATCAAAGGAATTGTGAGCATCAGCAGCCCTTGCGCTATCAGACCCGGAAAATAACATAAGAATGTTCCTAAAAGCTGAAGGACATTGATAACTAAAGCGGCAACGACAACTTTGACATATAAATCCATTCCGGAGAAAATATCCGAAATGGCGATGCTTTCGCCACGTATTTGCTTGAACGCCGCACGGTAAATTCCTCCGAGAAATAACGCATTGACTATGGCGATAATAAATGATGTCAAAATGCTTAACGTCATGGACTGGCTGAAGCTACGAATAAAATCGATTAAAGACGCAGAAGCACCAAAAGATTTTTGCATTCTGAAGGTGATGGCCTGTTCTATGCCGATTACAACAGCCACGGGAATGAAAAAGATAATGGTCATAGCTGTCCATGTCTGCCATTGTGCTTTTAGTAAATTCCAGCCCTCTGTAATCCATTCGCCGAGTTGAACTTTTGCGGTAGCCATCCCAATTTCAAACTTAATTTTAATGGATAAATGATTCACTGGCTATGATTTTGATACATAGCCAGTGAATCGATTCTTATTTAATTAAAGAAGAACATCAACCAAACGATTGCAAAAATCGGAATTAATACCGGGACGGAATATTTAACGATGTATCCGAAGAAACTCGGACACTCGACGCCGGACTGTTCAGCAATCGATTTGACCATAAAGTTGGGTCCATTACCGATATAAGTATTTGCACCGAAAAATACCGCGCCAAGCGAGATAGCAAGGAGATATTCTTCAAACGCCGTAATGTGAAATAAACCGAACATCCAGGTAATATCGGAATGTCCCATTGCATGCTCGAGATCGTAGAAGTTTTTTAATGCATCCATGCCACCGGGGATGGCAAATTTTCCCACGGCTGCGCTCAAGAAACTCAAATAAGTTGGCGCGTTGTCAAGGAATGATGATAAAGCTCCGGTCGACCAGAAAAACATGCCTGGTGTTAGAACTTTCGCGACTTCAGGTTTGCTGGCTTCAAATTGAACCAATTGT
Above is a genomic segment from bacterium containing:
- the radC gene encoding DNA repair protein RadC; the encoded protein is MPQFKKIAEAATHHTKITDWSVDERPREKLEKHGAATLSDSELLAILIGSGTQKITAVDLAKTLLRQFSTLANLAKCNYHELSQFKGIGKVKAIKLITSFEMARRLQSFVDEKKMKIASPDDVVRQYGPLLRDLNKEVFKVILLDGANQIIRDVTISEGTLTASLVHPREVFKAALDEHAAAVILLHNHPSGHTDPSAEDISITRQLEQAGKIMGIPVRDHIIIAGRSFASLAKLGYL